From the genome of Mycobacterium dioxanotrophicus, one region includes:
- a CDS encoding purine-cytosine permease family protein, translating into MFRTKETDNNAIQLDPLDRTDADDRITRIEPHGIDYIPDEERESKPSNLFYILVGGSITFSVIILGWFPIAFGLSWWAACSAVVVGAFLGALLLAPMGLMGPRSGTNNPVSSGALFGVVGRIIGTLLEASASLAFAALSIWTGGDALVAGMKALFNVSDHAVTRIVAYAVLSVIVTIVSVFGHHAMVAAQKFMLPTAGLALLIGVFVFLPKADFGYAGTGDYLLGSFWPTWLSAVLLNISTVTSYGAYVGDWTRHISKKRFSDRQVVGSLFFGGFFGLGGCILFGTFTSVAVLSSGLGDAYTPYVFGLVKAAPLWYVPLLIFLGLASGTAQAVINTYGTGLDTSSLIPKLNRVQATLAACGGATLLVYLGYFYTELMESVSVFLSLLVICSVPWIIIMIIGFIHRDGYYDVDDLQVFNRGERGGVYWFSHGLNWRALGVWATAVVVSFFFTNTAWYTGPGTELTNGADFGFIVGGVLTAVFYPLALRIWPEPRSVFAPEPNAGKVGTVGTSAE; encoded by the coding sequence ATGTTTCGTACGAAGGAAACCGATAATAACGCAATTCAACTTGATCCATTGGACCGGACCGACGCCGATGACCGTATCACTAGGATTGAGCCGCACGGTATCGACTACATACCGGACGAGGAGCGCGAATCTAAGCCCAGCAATCTGTTCTACATACTGGTTGGCGGCAGCATCACCTTCAGCGTCATCATTCTAGGTTGGTTCCCGATCGCGTTCGGGCTGAGTTGGTGGGCAGCGTGTAGTGCCGTGGTGGTAGGTGCGTTCCTTGGTGCTCTCCTACTCGCGCCCATGGGACTTATGGGACCACGGAGTGGCACTAACAATCCGGTGTCGAGTGGTGCATTGTTTGGGGTGGTCGGTCGGATAATTGGAACGCTTCTCGAGGCGAGTGCGTCGCTCGCCTTTGCCGCCCTCAGTATTTGGACCGGCGGCGACGCGCTCGTTGCCGGCATGAAGGCTCTGTTCAATGTCAGTGACCACGCTGTTACCCGAATCGTCGCTTATGCCGTGCTGAGCGTGATTGTGACTATCGTCTCAGTTTTCGGACACCATGCCATGGTTGCCGCACAGAAATTCATGCTTCCCACTGCCGGCCTCGCATTGCTTATTGGAGTATTTGTCTTTCTGCCGAAGGCTGATTTCGGCTATGCCGGGACCGGCGATTACCTACTCGGCTCATTTTGGCCAACTTGGCTGTCCGCGGTGCTCCTGAACATTTCGACGGTAACCTCGTATGGAGCGTACGTGGGCGATTGGACCAGGCACATCTCTAAAAAACGCTTCAGTGATCGCCAAGTTGTAGGATCTCTGTTTTTTGGAGGATTCTTCGGTTTGGGTGGCTGCATTCTCTTCGGTACCTTCACATCAGTCGCCGTGCTTTCCTCCGGTTTGGGTGACGCATATACCCCCTACGTCTTTGGCCTCGTAAAGGCTGCACCTTTATGGTACGTTCCGCTTCTTATTTTCCTCGGCCTAGCGTCCGGCACTGCACAAGCCGTGATCAACACTTATGGAACGGGCCTAGACACATCGTCACTCATTCCCAAGCTCAATCGCGTGCAGGCGACGCTTGCGGCCTGTGGCGGAGCTACATTGCTTGTGTACTTGGGATACTTCTATACGGAACTCATGGAGTCGGTGAGCGTATTTTTGTCGCTCTTGGTCATCTGTTCGGTGCCTTGGATAATCATCATGATCATTGGCTTCATTCACCGAGACGGATATTACGATGTCGACGATCTACAGGTATTTAACCGAGGTGAGCGCGGAGGGGTCTATTGGTTTAGTCATGGACTCAACTGGCGTGCTCTCGGGGTCTGGGCGACTGCCGTTGTTGTGTCGTTCTTCTTCACGAACACAGCTTGGTACACAGGTCCCGGCACGGAGTTGACGAACGGAGCAGACTTCGGATTCATCGTCGGCGGGGTTCTGACAGCGGTCTTTTATCCCCTGGCACTCAGGATATGGCCTGAGCCGCGTTCAGTATTTGCCCCTGAGCCTAATGCCGGCAAAGTCGGAACGGTAGGAACTAGCGCGGAATGA